The nucleotide window AACATAGTAAGTTTTCCTTTGAATATTTTTCCACGATCTACTATTCATCCCCATCAATGGTTTATTATGTTCTCACTTCCATATGATGTTTCTACTTTCTACAGCGGTTACATGGCACCTGAATATGCTATCTATGGGCTGTTTTCTGTCAAATCTGATGTCTTTAGCTTTGGTATTTTGGTGTTGGAGGTCATAAGTGGAAGGAAAAATAAGGGATTCTACCATCCAAACCACAGTCATAACCTTATTGGACATGTAAGTATCGATAGTAAAATTTCTTCTCGATACATATTCGACTTATGAATGGCAATTAACCACAAAGGAGTTTTGACATGTTTCAGGCATGGATATTATGGAATCAAGGGAGGCCTTTAGAACTGATTGATACGCGTTTAGGAAGCTCGTATACTCTATCAGAAGTGTTACGTTGCATCCATGTTAGTCTTTTATGCGTGCAACATCATCCTGAGGATAGACCAACCATGGCATCTGTGCTTATAATGTTGGGAAGTGAGATTCCCTTGGCTCAGCCCAAGCAACCTGGTTTCTTTATAGAAACGGAATCACTTGAAGCAGGCGTTTCTCCAGGTAATCAATcgtcaacaaacaaaatatcGATTACACTTATGGAGGCTCGTTAAGGGTCGATTAATTCTTGGTATATAGGTTCATGCTGCTTGGCTCAATTGTTGTGCATACTTCCAAAACAAGTCACTTTGTTCATAGATCGGTGTCAGTTTTTGAACACTTAAATTAAAGCATGAATATGTGAATTCTTTGTTTTATGGATTAGGGGTTAACATCCACAAATCTCATAAACAGGCTTGGGTTATTCCGTACTGTTATTCTTTCGTACAGGGCCAATAAAAAGGCTTTAGGCATCCAATTTTGTAGGTTCAGGCTTTACCAACGTGAagcatttatttattgatgttTTATGGAGCTTAGAcaatgttttttccttttattattcGCATTGATTGGGATCTCTTAATAGTCTTTTTTGAAGCAGagtttatttcattttgcGCAAAActcatgaaataaaataacacgtGGGTAAActatattttactttaatctaatttaaagATACCAACTTCAGAAGAACCAAAGTCTAAAGTCAATGTGATAATAATAAggcagaaaaaagaaatgaattgCGGACCTGCTTTATCAGCCATGACGTACATTTACGACTTTGAGTTTGAGGTTAgatatcaatttataaaatattttgttaaaatattGACATTAACTGCATTCTCTCAATcactgttttttaaaatttaaaaaaaaaaaaaaaaaacctacatgCAACGCTATTTCCAATCAATAATACAATGACACGtggaaaaattgaagaaactgGCTCCAATTAAAATTGTCAATTAATTAGGTGGATTATAATTGCATAGCCCTTAAGGGAGTGCATTTTCCAGAAGCTTGTTGGCTTGTaaagacaaccaaaaaaacaaaaaaacaaaaaaaaaaacccatcgCGATCCACAAATGAACAAAATCCATTGTCCATTtgatttaaagaaatttttaaaattcattctTGTCATGGTTTTAATATGCTTTTGTACAATATTTCAATGAAAAGACAAAATAGtacaaataaagataataataGAAGTCCTACTCTCTTTTGAAAATATACCTTTGACCTTGGTGCATTACTGCCATGATAAATAGGTGGAGACTTGAATTTCCTTGTTGCATCCTGCAACACTCTTTCCCAACAAAAAGCTCTCCACATACCCCTGCAACACTCTTTTAATTCtcttttcaaatttgacaGTGAAATTTGCTCAAAAtctggaagaaagaaaaaggaaaatttgagcgaaaaactcaaatttctttcTCAAGCTTTTTATTTCCCGAGACACTCCTCTGTTGATTGTGACCTTAATTACCAGAACTGTTAGCTGGAGAATGAACCGCAAGACGCAACCTGTGAATGTGAAAGGAGGGAAATTCTTTCTTCACTAAAACAAGTTTTTGGTATTTCAATTGCTGATTGGTGGTGCCCGAAACCAAGCATTGATGCGCTCATTTGGCCAACTGGTTTGTACCATGTCTGTACACAGTTACGTGATCTATCGATCAAGAATGAAGGTAACAAAAtaagtttcaattttgacTTGCAATTTTTCCACCATCGTTTGTTGTTTGAGTGAGGATGGCATTGGTTGCTTACCACCAGTCATTTGGGTTATCAGTCTTGCACCCATAACATACTGAGAAATACATATGCTTTGATTGGCTATGTGAATTCCAGCTTATAATGTTCTTTTCTTGATATATACATCAGCATTTTGTAAAGATCAGAAGTTGCCTATGTTTTCAATGCATACTACTAACCAGTCAATTGTCGTGTCCTTCACGGAACATACAGGGTCTTCTCAGTTAACAATCACAGGGGTGTTTTCTAATTCCATCCTTAACTTGAATGAAACCAGTAGGAAAGGAGATCCAGAACAAAAATGGGTCATCTTTGTTTTTCGCTTATGATCGGTACTAATTTGCTCTTTCTGTTATTCACACTTTCCTTTGCAGTTGACAGCATTAGTCCCTCCCAGTCTATCCGTGATGGAACGACCTTGGTTTCAAAAGGTGGAAGCTTTGAGCTTGGTTTCTTCAGTCCGGGTAGTTATGAGAATCGTTACTTGGGAATTTGGTACAAGAACATCCCAGTTAGAACTGTTGTGTGGGTTGCAAACAGATGCAACCCCATTAATGATTCTTCCGGCATCTTGATGATAAACAGAACAGGACATCTTGTGCTGTTAGGTCAGAATAAGAGTGTTGTTTGGTGGATAAGCTCAGCTAAACATGCCCCAAGTGCAACAGTAGAGCTTTTAGATTCTGGGAATTTAGTACTAAGAGATGCAGGAACCTATTTGTGGCAAAGCTTTGACTATCCTTCTGATACGTTCTTACCAGGAATGAAGATTGGATGGGACTTGAGGACAGGTATAAAACGGAGTTTATCAGCTTGGAAAAATTCAGAAGACCCGTGTCCAGGAGATTTCACTTATGGGATTGAAATGGAACGTGATACTTATCCTGAGTCATATGTTCGGAAAGGCACTGCAAAATACTATCGTAGTGGCCCATGGAATGGCCTGAGATTCAGTGGTTCACCAGAATTAAGGCCTAATCCACTTTATAGTTTCAACTTTGTCAATAATGATGATGAAGTGTACTACACGTACAACCTTCAAAATAAGTCTGTAATCTCAAGAATAGTTTTGAACCAAACCACCAGTACTCGCGATCGCCTTACATGGATTGAAGCAGATCAAAGTTGGAAGGCCTATTCATCAGTACCAAGAGACTTGTGTGATAATTATGGCCTCTGTGGAGCCAATGGAAAGTGTATCATTGATGAGAATCCAGTCTGCCAATGTCTAAAAGGATTCAAGCCTGTGTctcaagaaaaatggaatttgATGGACTGGTCTCTAGGATGTGTGCGCAATAAACCATTAAGCTGCCAGGAAAGATATAAAGATGGCTTTGTCAAATTTGTTGGCTTGAAACTGCCAGATACTACACATTCTTGGGTGAACAAAAGTATGAATCTCAAGGAATGCAGAACCAAATGCTTGAACAACTGTTCCTGTATGGCTTATACAAGCTCGGATATCAGAGGAGGAGGTACTGGCTGCGCCATCTGGTTTGATGATCTAATAGATATAAGGCAGTTTTCAGATGCTGGGCAGGATCTGTATATTCGAATGTCGGCTTCAGAATTCAGTATGGAACTTTGTAACATTGGCTGCTtgttaaatactttttatgTGACATGTAGCTTGATTGTTGATTCCATGTTGTTTTGATAAGAAATCTATTTTTCTTCTAAGTTAAATCATTGACCTGATTTTTCCTTTATTGTTTGCTGCATTTTTTACTCTTCTGTACTGCATCATACAAACATGATGAAGAAAGTGGTGGTAAAGTGAAGACAGCAATGATAATTGCAGTTTCCTTAGCAGTAGTGTTTTCTGTAGTGCTTTTAGTTGGATATTACCTTCGCCACAACAGGAGAAAATTAAAAGGTACATTAACTACCTTGGCCATCTTTGCAAAAAATTTGTGGGTGTTGTTTGATTGTATTTTGATGAATATTTGACAGAAAGGGATTTAAAGTTGTATGGAGTTTAATTTCGCGAAAAGAGATGGTTAAATTAGTACATAGTCTGTTTGCATATAtaagtttttgtttcctttactCTTACTCATAAGCTATCACTGACATCAAACCCATTTCTACTACATGTGGGAAAACAGAGATAGGTGAAACAAATATGAACAATGAAGGGGAACCAGAGGAGGATCTGGAGCTCCCGCTCTTTGACCTGCCCACAGTGGCTAGTGCCACAGAGAACTTTTCAAGCGATAACAAGCTCGGAGAAGGTGGATTTGGACCCGTTTACAGGGTAAATTTATAACTTGTATTTTAAGGGCCAGACTAGGAAAAAATAACTACATCCAGAGTTTCACAATATTTTGAAATACTGTAAATTTCCAGGGGACACTACCAGATGGACAAAAAATTGCTGTGAAGAGGCTTTCAAGAAGTTCTGGCCAAGGATTGAATGAGTTCAAGAATGAAATTATACTGTTTGCCAAGCTCCAGCATCGAAATCTTGTAAAGCTTCTTGGATGCTGCATTAAAGGAGAGGAGAAAATGCTGATTTATGAATACATGCCCAACAGAAGCCTGGACtcctttatttttggtttggacCTTTGGTGGCTTATAAATTTAGGCAGAATCAATTGCTTTAAAATAATTCATATGTAGGTTTTTAAACAGTTCTGAACTGAAGTTGGATTTGGATTAAACTTGCCAGATAGTGTGAGAGGAGAACTACTGTTAGATTGGCCTAAACGTTTCCACATTATTTGCGGAGTTGCTCGGGGTCTCCTCTATCTCCATCAGGATTCCAGGCTAAGGATTATTCATCGAGATCTCAAAGCAAGTAATGTTTTACTTGATAATGAAATGAATCCAAAAATTTCAGACTTTGGCTTGGCTAGAACATTAATTGGAGGAGATCAGTCTGGTGGAAATACAAACAGAGTGGTTGGAACATAGTAAGtttttcttataatatttTGCATGATCTAGTTTTCATCCTCATCAATGGTTTATTTGTTCTCACTTGCATATGATGTTTCTACTTTCAACAGCGGTTATATGGCACCTGAATATGCTATTGATGGGCTGTTTTCTGTCAAATCGGATGTATTTAGCTTTGGTATTTTGGTGCTGGAGGTCATAAGTGGAATGAAAAATAAGGGATTCTACCATCCAAACCACAGTCATAACCTTATTGGACATGTAAGAATCAGCAGTATAATTTCTTCTTTATGCATATTAGGCCTGTGAATGGCAATTGACTACAGAGGAGTTTTGACATGTTTCAGGCATGGAGATTGTGGATTCAAGGAAGGCCTTTAGAACTGATTGATACGTGTTTAGAAAGCTCATGTACTCTATCGGAAGTGTTACGTTGCGTCCATATTAGTCTCTTATGCGTGCAACATCATCCCGAGGATAGACCAAGCATGGCATCTGTGGTTATCATGCTGGGAAGTGAGATTGCATTGGCTCAGCCCAAACAACCTGGTTTCTTTATAGAAAAGGAATCACATGAAGTAGGCTCTTCTTTAGGTAATCAAACATCTTCAACAAACGAAATATCGATTACACTTTTGGAGGGCCGTTAAAGAATCGATTAATTCATGGTATATAGGTTCATGCTGCTTTGTTTACTTGTTGTGCCTACTTTCAAAACAAGCAACTTAGGAAaagtttgataaccatttcaattttaatttttagttttcattttttgtgctagagtatagaggaaaaagagggagaatgaaagtgagaatgagagtgaagATGGGATTGACAGGGCCCTTAGTTTATAGATCGAAGTGATTTGAGGTATTGAACAATAGATAGGTTGGGTGATAAAGACCATTTAGCTATTCATGTCATACTACATGTATATGCTACCAACTAATTTCTCAACGgacacttttgaacaaagcaGCAAGGTTATCTTGAAGCATGAATATGTGAAttctttgttttatgaaattttcttaatatcCCAAGTTCCATAGATCTCATAAACATTCCGcatcacccaaaaaaaaaaagcttgttGGCTTGTAACGACTGGCGAAGAAACACCCATTGCAATCCACAAATTATCAAAATCCATTGTTTATTTGATTTGGACAAATTTTTGTAATTCATAGTTTTAAAATCCTTTTGTAAAATATATCTAGAAAGGACAAAGTATAAAACTTGGGAGTTAAAAATATTTGTCATgtagtaaaaataaaagaaaataacatcaCTATAATTACCATACGCGGGGGGCACTTGGTGAGATAATAGAAACTATTatcttttgaaaatatttgtCACCACCTTTGACCTTGGTGCACTTGGTGAGAGCCAATGACATTATATAGGGCTGGCACGGTTTGGTTCAGGTTGATTTTAAGCTTAAATTGGAAATCAAATTAGGGTCTATAGTTTGAAGAATTTAGGAACCGGACCAATAGGTAATGAAAACGAGCAAACCGTTTAATTAGCCACTCTAATTTAGGCAACGTGTGAACAGTTTTGGGCCGACTTTACTTTTGGCCCAAATTTCAATATGCATTTTCATATTGCAAGtcctaattttaaaattgatgaaACAAACATGCATTTTCCAAAAATTTCAGACTTTGGCTTGGCTAGAACATTAGTTGGAGGAGATCAGACTGGTGGAACTACAAACAGAGTGGTTGGAACATAGTAAGTTCTCCTTTGAATATTTTTCCACGATCTACTATTCATCCCCGTCAATGGTTTATTATGTTCTCACTTGCATATGATGTTTTTACTTTCTACAGCGGTTACATGGCACCTAAATATGCTATCTATGGGCTGTTTTCTGTCAAATCTGATGTCTTTAGCTTTGGTATTTTGGTGTTGGAGGTCATAAGTGGAAGGAAAAATAAGGGATTCTACCATCCAAACCACAGTCATAACCTTATTGGACATGTAAGTATCGATAGTAAAATTTCTTCTTGATACATATTCGACCTATGAATGGCAATTAACCACAAAGGAGTTTTGACATGTTTCAGGCATGGACATTATGGAATCAAGGGAGGCCTTTAGAGCTGATTGATATGCGTTTAGGAAGCTCATATACTCTATCAGAAGTGTTACGTTGCATCCATGTTAGTCTTTTATGCGTGCAACATCATCCTGAGGATAGACCAACCATGGCATCTGTGCTTATAATGTTGGGAAGTGAGATTCCCTTGGCTCAGCCCAAGCAACCTGGTTTCTTTATAGAAACGGAATCACTTGAAGCAGGCGTTTCTCCAGGTAATCAATcgtcaacaaacaaaatatcGATTACACTTATGGAGGCTTGTTAAGGGTCGATTAATTCTTGGTATATAGGTTCATGCTGCTTGGCTCAATTGTTGTGCATACTTCCAAAACAAGTCACTTTGTTCATAGATCGGTGTCAGTTTTTGAACACTTAAATTAAAGCATGAATATGTGAATTCTTTGTTTTATGGAATAGGGGTTAACATCCCTAATTCCATAAATCTCATAAACAGGCTTGGGTTATTACTTTTCCATAGTGTTATTCTTTCGTACAGGGTCAATAAAAAGGCTTTAGGGCCATCCAATTTTGTAGGTTCAGGCTTTACCAACGTGaagcattttatttatttatgttttatggAACTTAGAcaatgttttttccttttattattcGCATTGGTTGGGATCTCTTAATAGTCTTTTAGAAGcataatttatttcattttgctCGAAACTCATGAAATAAATTGATTGACGTGAGTGTATGTGTGAACTTTTAGTCACAACACATGAGTAACATGCTctggttttttattattatataaatgatattttattttagtctaATTTAAAGATACCAgcttcagaaaaatcaaagtctAAAGTCATTGTGATAATAATAAGGCAGAGAAgaattgaaaagaaatgaaTTGCATGACCTGCTTTGTCAGCCATGGCTTACATTTAGGACTTTGAGTCTGAGGTtagatataaatttaaaaaaaaatttgttaaagGACTTTAGCATATTGACATTAACTGCATTCTAACAATCACTGAAAAACACTTACATGTAACGCGgatattattgttttgttattctctTCCAATAACATAATGAAatgtgaaaaaattattttacatgtcattgtgttattgacCAGAAATAGCAAAAAGTGTTATCCTCATTACATGAGAGTTTCTCTCTAGACACTGAGCTCACTGAAAAGCTAAAGAAACTAGCTCCAATTAAAATTGTCAATTAATTAGGTGGATTATAATTGCATATGTACAGCCATTAAAGGAGTGCATTTTCCAGAAGCTTGTTGGCTTGTAAagacaaaaaatgaaacaccCATCGCAATCCACAAATGATCAAAATCCATTGTCCATTtgatttaaagaaatttttataattcaTTCTTGTCATGGTTTTAATATGCTTTTGTACAATATTTCTTGAAAAGACAAAATGGtacaaataaagataataatttacCATGCGTGAGATAATCGAAGTCCTACTctcttttgaaaatattttttaccaCCTTTGACCTTGGTGCATTACCGCCATCTCACTTAAGTTGTTGCATGTGTTCTACCTTCGGTTAACTTTGTGAAAACTATAAGTAACTATAATGGACCACATTAGTTTAGGATAAAATGTGGTTTAGGTCAGCTACGTACTTTTAGCATTCTCATACCATGATAATAGGTGGAGAGCCCATGACATTATATAATGTCATTCAATACTTGAATTTCCTATTTCATATACTACTTTTGACATTTCGAAATATGAAGTGATTGGCAATCTAAAAAGGtcattatgtttttttttattattaattttatataagcgatttttattttttttggtcagagATATAGgcgatagtttaaattatcaTAAATTACCTAATATATAGAAAGGGAACTCGAACTTGGGTGCAACCCCTaatcttttgttttgaatttcaattagCGATGTTGAGAGATGGGGAAATTGAACAAAGGACCTTGGATGTAGAATCTTTTAACCACTTTACATACCCCTTCcagttaaatttaaatttgcatTATGTACAAGTTAAAAAATTAGAATGTCATTTTGGTACAGTAgcatttcatttctttcacgTACATAAAAATTAGGGCCTGTTAGTGCTTCTAAAATGgctaaaaatattttctgaCAATCAAAAGTGTTTTGGACAATGTTTTGCAGAAAAGTTTAGAAGTGATTTTGGCTCATAGAAGtgctttttggagaagccaGTGCTTTTCCAAGAGGCACTGGGATTTCTTATGAAGATTTTAGGCATGTTTGGGAATGCTTTTGAAAAGGCTAATAGCGCTTTTAACAGCATTTGATATAAAAGTTTAGAAGTGCTTATAGGTCATAGAAATGCTTTTTGAAGAATCACTTATCCTTCTTCAAGAAGCACTCCCTAGTGCTTTTCCTTGAAGtgcttggatttttttttacaaaaattcaaGATTTTCATAATAAAAGCTCTTATGAGCAAAAGTACTTCTTAGAAAAGCAGTCCTAAACGAGCCAAcatctttataataaaaacgCTTTTTCTAGAATGCTTATGAGCATAAGTGGTTCCTAGAGAAGCAGTCCCAAACCATCCCTTAGTCATATCtcattttttattctcttctcaAAGCAACAACAATTAATACATTAAAGGTATATTGCATGATAAGCTTTTGTATAGAGAAAAATTCCATAAATCTTTTATTTGATTGAAAGTATATTGCTTGCCTCCCTTCCAAGATACTCTTCTCATTCCTACAAATCACGGTTTAACACATGTgtcaaaataattcatcaaatttCCATTGGCAAAATTGTAGGAGTTACTACTTATAAGAGAATGAGGAgaaatttttgtatgtttCGAATACATCAATTATTGTACCATCCAATATACATGGGACAcgtgaaaatatttcatttttatgtccTATGTGTATTAGAAAATATTTCCACATATTTCATATGTATTGGAATGGATGGTACCACCGGAACATacataaattatttataatgaaAAGATCACTAAAATGGGTAGTTTTTTATTTCCGGTCTGAAAATGAGCTCTGAAcaggaagaaaaaggaagaagccaGAAAGTTTTAAAGTGGAAAAGGGAAGAGGGGAACCCAAGTACTCATCAgcatagttatatatatatatatattcgttAAACGAATACATCTTTGTGTAGCGAAGCCAGAATTTCATGTATGTGGGGGCCTCTTACAAATTATAAAGAATCATAAATACGAACTCACAATACATACGAAAAATAgtgtgtgtttatatatatatcacatatgTCAAGAATTATATTGCTTATTAGTTGCAATCATAATTGTCCTTGACAAAGGGATAATACATTCTGAGCAAGAAAAATTGCAAGAGATAGACAAAGAGTAGTGATTTAGCAAATATCTTTAAAGCTTTTCTCCCCATTAAActcaatagaaagaaaaaatcaaaatttcacaaactaaaaaaaacttaggtcccttcatgcattcatatcatacatgaaaaaatgttttatgtaaaaatattgattaagtatgaaaaatggtttttcggaataatcattttctcaagataatttttggcggtttttattccttacacatcaaataagaaaacttgattttatgaaattttagtatgaagtatatattgacttaatgagctatcatttttagcataaatcgtattttgcactaaaatcgatttttcatattttgatttggtgggaatttgattttctagtatttttatttgaatccaaatagggggtatttccttatttacattgtaaacttaagtaaataaagtaatataaaaataaatgaaagtaaaaggacaaagacatttaaggtaatctgtacaccTGGAGTGCACCACTACCAGCTGAGCAAAGTGTCAATTTGAAGCACCTCCTTATACCTTAATAGGTCTGCCACAACACATGTTGGTACATATCAAAACGTAAAgtatttgaaataatatacatatacataacaatatattacttttaaaataaataaaaaaaattgagtggGATCCCAGGACCACACTGGTCCCAGTGTGACTCCGCCCCTGCCTCTGTTGTATTCAGTTGTTGACGACAGGTAGGGCCTCACCATTGATGGACTCACatagcaaattaatatatgaATTAATACTATGTCGATTAAGAAGAGTAGGCAACAAAAAAATCTACTTTTGAGGAGATATGGTGAAACTAGTAATACGTATTCCATCTGCATGtataagtttttgtttgcttacACTTATAGGCTATCGCTAATATGAAGCCCATTTCTACTTTATGAGAGAATAGAAATAGGCGAAACAAATCAGAACTTGGCCTACCAGAAGCGTCACTTTGCATCCATGTTAGTCTCTGTCACGTCCCAATCCTCGGATTTACAAAACCTTGAGTTAAGACGTGATTCTCACCTTAATTAtagaatttaataaaaattataactaaaatgtgaagaaaacatttaaataaatatttcacaTAGAATATTCAGCGAAAATTCGGAAATGACAACATCTGAAATCTTAaaattttacattattttacaaGTTAGAACTACTCGAGAGTTCACTAAAAGAGTAGCTCATTATTCATCCACAGGCTATAATACACTCTATAGACATGCCAAAATCATCACAAGCTCTAGATTTCAGGTTCGGTACCTGCAAAATCTATTAGGGGGTGAGCGAAACCAGAGCTCAGTAGGGACATAAACCTTTTTACGGTAAAttgatataattaaattaagtgACAAATAATCACGTAGCCAAATTTCACATTATTAGTAACAATGCAGGAATGTTCTTCATCTAACCCcgttaattcatataactgGACAAGCAGACCTGCATGTCCCCTACCATGCTTATACCACTTGGTCCCGAATGCCCATTTATATGAACTAACACCCATTTTAATCATCCTATAATTCCCCTTTTGTTAGTCATCTTGTCTAACTCCCTGTCGTCAGTCCCGAATCACCCAATGAAACCATGTGCACTGTGGGATCCCTGAGACCTGGTACCTACCAAGAGTTagactcaactacacaaaagacTATTTCCATTACCCTCTTTTTCACCATTATTTTCTCCACCCAACAACTCCAACCAATTTTCatgacatgatataattatgcCCTTCACAATAATGTAGACATTTAAAACATCACTAATGCACATATAATTATGCTCACATTGTTCAAATAGTTAAGAGTACGTAAATATCCAATACAAGGAACATAAATCAAACAATACCACGCATAATATAATGCtcatgaaatttaattaaatcaatcttTGTAAAAGGCCCCCAAAGAAACCCCCTACCTTGATTCCAATGTTTTTACAACGTAAGATAACTCTACAATCCAACACCTTGAGTTCCTCCAAAATCTTTCTTGTTCTACCAACACTAAatatttttcctcttctttcttctctctaacACTTTCTTGTTCTATCATGTATGTCGttcaaacaaatcaaagcaaaTGGTTCCTATTTATACTACAAAAGAGGCGGCAACTAAATGGTTTTAATTGGTGAAGGGATATGTGGCTTAACTGATAAGATTTTTGCTCCAAGTTTCACCAGCTCATGCTTACAAAAGGATTAGTCAtcataaataatgacacttATAAAGCAAAGTGAAATAGTAAATTTGCAAACAATAAAACTTGGCCTAAATGATTTGCACGTCAACAACCAAGTAAGGAAGAACTgccacatattttttttaaagatatacTAAACATTCAACTCTATCTAAAATTCATCCCCCCTAGTCTTTTAGATTTTGACCAATAAACATTCTCATGCAAAAGGTGTTTTAAACGTAGCCATTTAACAAGCATAAGGTGAACAACACATGgataacaaaccaaaaaaaactaaatattaTCATAAACATAGAAATATATAAGTATTATTATAATagtatttataataattaatataaaagcATAACAACAATATATACGTACTAAGATAATTACACATGTAAATataaccaatatatatttatatgtattttaaaatACGGGTCTTCACAGTCTCTCTCTTGTGTGTGCAGCATCATCCTGAGGATATATATAGGCCAAGCATGGCGTCGGTTGGAAGTGAGATTTCTTTGGCTCAGCCCAAACAACCTGGTTTCTTCATGGAAAAGGAATCACATGAAGCCATCTGGATTTCATCGGCTTAGATTTCAATTGGTTTTATGCatataaagaagaagagcCTTCCATTTGTTCTTGAGTAGAAGGGACAATGAAGTAGAGAGTTTTCAGGGGAAGAACAAAGGATGGAGGCAGTTGCCCCCACACAACTTTCTCAGGGGAAAAGATGTATACATTTTTATCTCTTAATGGGAGATCCTAGGTTAGATTCCTCCTGAATGTTAGTAATATGGACAAAATCACAGTGTAACCTGGGCTCAAAATTTAAAGGGTATTCTGCTGAATTACCCCCTGAACTTGTACATAATTCTCAATTTACCCCActggcctttttttttaacgaaTTATAGGctcaaattaaatttgattatCAATGTTTCCCTCACCGTCA belongs to Prunus persica cultivar Lovell chromosome G4, Prunus_persica_NCBIv2, whole genome shotgun sequence and includes:
- the LOC18781230 gene encoding LOW QUALITY PROTEIN: uncharacterized protein LOC18781230 (The sequence of the model RefSeq protein was modified relative to this genomic sequence to represent the inferred CDS: inserted 1 base in 1 codon), which produces MKTEVDNISPSQSIRDGTTLASRGGSFELGFFSPGSSKNRYLGIWYKNIPVRTIVWVANRCNPINDSSGRLIMNSTGHLVLLGQNKSVVWWISSAKHAPSATVELLDSGNLVLRDAGTYLWQSFDYPSDTLLPGMKMGWDLRTGIKRSFSAWKNSEDPCPGDFTYGIEMERDTYPEAYVRKGTAKYYRTGPWNGLRFSGSPELRPNPLYSFEFVYNDDEVYYTYNLQNKSVISRIVLNQTTSTRDRFTWIEADQTWRAYSSVPRDLCDHYGLCGANGKCIIGENPVCQCLKGFKPKSQEKWNLTDWSLGCVRNKPLSCQERYKDAFIKFVGLKLPDTTHSWVSKSMNLKECRTKCLKNCSCMAYTSSDIRGGGTGCAIWFGDLIDIRQFVASGQDLYIRMPASELENGGKVKTAMTIKVSVAVMFSGVVFVGYYLHRNRRKLKDIGETNQNNEGELKEDLELPLFNLTTVIGATNNFSNDNKLGEGGFGPVYRGTLPDGQEIAVKRLSRSSGQGLNEFKNEIILFSKLQHRNLVKLLGCCIQGEEKMLIYEYMPNTSLDSFIFDQMREELLLDWPKRFHIICGIXRGLLYLHQDSRLRIIHRDLKASNVLLDNEMNPKISDFGLARKLVGGDQTGGNTNRVVGTYGYMAPEYAIYGLFSVKSDVFSFGILVLEVISGRKNKGFYHPNHSHNLIGHAWILWNQGRPLELIDTRLGSSYTLSEVLRCIHVSLLCVQHHPEDRPTMASVLIMLGSEIPLAQPKQPGFFIETESLEAGVSPVDSISPSQSIRDGTTLVSKGGSFELGFFSPGSYENRYLGIWYKNIPVRTVVWVANRCNPINDSSGILMINRTGHLVLLGQNKSVVWWISSAKHAPSATVELLDSGNLVLRDAGTYLWQSFDYPSDTFLPGMKIGWDLRTGIKRSLSAWKNSEDPCPGDFTYGIEMERDTYPESYVRKGTAKYYRSGPWNGLRFSGSPELRPNPLYSFNFVNNDDEVYYTYNLQNKSVISRIVLNQTTSTRDRLTWIEADQSWKAYSSVPRDLCDNYGLCGANGKCIIDENPVCQCLKGFKPVSQEKWNLMDWSLGCVRNKPLSCQERYKDGFVKFVGLKLPDTTHSWVNKSMNLKECRTKCLNNCSCMAYTSSDIRGGGTGCAIWFDDLIDIRQFSDAGQDLYIRMSASEFKSGGKVKTAMIIAVSLAVVFSVVLLVGYYLRHNRRKLKEIGETNMNNEGEPEEDLELPLFDLPTVASATENFSSDNKLGEGGFGPVYRGTLPDGQKIAVKRLSRSSGQGLNEFKNEIILFAKLQHRNLVKLLGCCIKGEEKMLIYEYMPNRSLDSFIFDSVRGELLLDWPKRFHIICGVARGLLYLHQDSRLRIIHRDLKASNVLLDNEMNPKISDFGLARTLIGGDQSGGNTNRVVGTYGYMAPEYAIDGLFSVKSDVFSFGILVLEVISGMKNKGFYHPNHSHNLIGHAWRLWIQGRPLELIDTCLESSCTLSEVLRCVHISLLCVQHHPEDRPSMASVVIMLGSEIALAQPKQPGFFIEKESHEVGSSLGNQTSSTNEISITLLEGR
- the LOC18780384 gene encoding G-type lectin S-receptor-like serine/threonine-protein kinase SD1-1 encodes the protein MHFPKISDFGLARTLVGGDQTGGTTNRVVGTYGYMAPKYAIYGLFSVKSDVFSFGILVLEVISGRKNKGFYHPNHSHNLIGHAWTLWNQGRPLELIDMRLGSSYTLSEVLRCIHVSLLCVQHHPEDRPTMASVLIMLGSEIPLAQPKQPGFFIETESLEAGVSPGNQSSTNKISITLMEAC